In Balaenoptera acutorostrata chromosome 12, mBalAcu1.1, whole genome shotgun sequence, a single window of DNA contains:
- the CDC42EP3 gene encoding cdc42 effector protein 3 yields MPAKTPIYLKAANNKKGKKFKLRDILSPDMISPPLGDFRHTIHIGKEGQHDVFGDISFLQGNYELLPGNQEKARMGQFPGHNEFFRANSTSDSMFTETPSPVLKNAISLPTIGGSQALMLPLLSPVTFSSKQESLGAGKLPRLSCEPVMEEKAPEESGLLENGTVHQGDVSWGSSGSASQSSQGRGSHSSSLSEQYPDWAAEDMFDHSAPCELVKEKTKSEESLSDLTGSLLSLQLDLGPSFLDEVLNVMDKNK; encoded by the coding sequence GCCAAGACCCCAATTTACCTGAAAGCTGCCAAtaacaagaaaggaaagaaatttaaacTGAGGGACATCTTGTCTCCGGATATGATCAGCCCTCCCCTTGGAGACTTCCGCCACACCATTCACATCGGCAAAGAGGGCCAGCACGACGTCTTTGGAGACATTTCCTTTCTTCAAGGCAACTATGAGCTTCTACCTGGAAACCAGGAGAAAGCACGCATGGGCCAGTTCCCTGGGCATAACGAGTTCTTCCGGGCCAACAGTACCTCCGACTCCATGTTCACAGAAACGCCCTCCCCGGTGCTCAAAAACGCCATCTCCCTCCCAACCATCGGAGGGTCCCAAGCACTCATGTTGCCCTTGTTGTCCCCGGTGACATTCAGTTCCAAACAGGAGTCCTTAGGGGCGGGAAAGCTGCCCCGGCTTAGCTGTGAGCCGGTCATGGAGGAGAAGGCTCCGGAGGAAAGCGGCCTGTTGGAGAACGGGACGGTCCACCAGGGGGACGTCTCGTGGGGGTCCAGCGGGTCCGCATCCCAGTCCAGCCAGGGCAGGGGCAGCCACTCCTCCAGCCTCTCCGAACAGTATCCCGACTGGGCGGCCGAGGACATGTTTGACCATTCCGCCCCGTGCGAGCTCGTCAAGGAAAAGACTAAATCAGAGGAGTCCCTCTCTGATCTCACGggttccctcctctccctgcagcTCGATCTTGGGCCCTCATTTCTGGATGAGGTGCTGAATGTCATGGATAAAAATAAGTAA